TAATGTTTGCCATGTTTGTCCGTAATCTGTGGTTTTAATAATGGTTCCGGACGCACCTGCACCGTATATGGTACTATCGTTTACCAAACATCCAGCATAAATACTGGAGATTCCACTTGATGCGGGGTGAATAGTAGTCCAGTTATCCCCACCATTTGTAGATTTTAGAATTTCGCCATTGGTGCATAAAGCGTATCCGGTATCCGCATTGGCAAACAAAAGTTCATATGGAGTAGAAGCTAAACCTGTTGGAGTTACATCCTGCCAGGTATCACCATAATTCGTTGTTTTGTAAATGATTTTACCACCAGAGCCACCTCCTGAGATAAATCCGGTAGAATCATTTATGAAAAAAGTAGATACTAAAGCAGCAGTTGTTGTGGTATTTACAGTCGCCCAGGTGGTTCCTCCATCAACAGTTTTCATTAAACGACCACTGACTCCTGAAATGTATCCGGTTTGAGCAGAAGGAAATGAAATATCTCTAAAACTTTGAGTCACGGTACTTGGAATAGTTACTTTTTCCCAATCATTACATCCAGCAACCTGTTTGAAAAGGTTTCCTGAATTACCAAGAGCAAATCTAGATCCACCCGGGGTTTTTAAAGTTTTCCAGAAAGAGCTACTGAAGCTGTCCAGAATGTTGTGTTTAGTGGTTTGCGAATGCAACGTAGGTAAAAGGACGAGCATTAAAACCGCAAAAAGTATGTTGTTTTTCATGATATGATATTGTTTATTTAGATTCATTTTAAATAAGCCGCGCAAAAGTATTTTGCCGCTTAGTAAGGGGACAATACCTAGTATATGGTAGTTTTTTTAGAGGTTATAGAAAGAGTATGGATAGCCAACTGTGAATCAGATTTTTTGATAAAACCATGATTTTTCTAAAAAACGAAAATTACCTAGTTATAGGGATGGGGTTGGTGTAATAAGGTTAAAAATAAAAACATAAAAAAGAGGTAGATAAAATAACTACCTCTTTTACATGAGTGAATAGATGTTAGTGAGTTAAAGGGTTAATGTGAGTTAGAAATGATTAGTATGGGGCTCCGTAAAGAAATGAGCTGAGCGGATAGTTCCCAGTATTTAGATATTTCCAGGTTTGTGTTCCGTCAATTGAAACACTGTATCCTCCATTTACATTAGACATGACATCTGTATTTCCATCGTGATTCATATCTCCAAACCATAATTCATGTCTCATCTTGGAGGAAGTTGTTAAGTTTTGCCAATTTGCAGTTCCACCATTTGGGTTGCCATATGAAACCTGCCAATAAGTTCCTTGAGTGAAGAGGATGTCTGAAAAATTATCGTTGTTAAACTCACCTATGTATAACAATGATTGTGGTGCATTTGAAGTGGTGAGTACCGACCAATTGGTTTGTCCATCGTACGATACGTCAAAGTTTCCTGAGTTGACATGAAAAACATCTAAGATCTGATCATCTTTCACATTTTGAGGATCATGCCACTTTCCAAATAGCAAGTCTGGTAAAGTATAACCTGATGTATTAATGGTAGCCCAGGGACTTGAAGCTCCAGAAGATACTTCCCATACACTTCCCGTGGTATAAAATGCATCTGTTTGATCATCCGAATCAAAATGTCCAAATTGTAAATCAGATACCGTAGCTTGTGAGGTCGCTAAATGCGTCCAATCGTTGTTGTAATGTGGAGTATAGGAGATCGAACTCCAGGTTCCATTTTCGGATTTAAAAATCTCAGTTTCCATGTCATTATCAAAATTTCCAAAAGTGATAATTGATGTACCCATAGTACTACCACCCAAGGATAATATCATGTCATTGGTAGACGGTATTTTCCACCAGTTATAGAGATGATCTTTGTCCCAATTTTGATGAACATAATATCCCAGATAACTATTTTGGCCATAGATGTTGTTAAAAGCGATCATATTTCCAAGATGGTTTGAGTGCATATTACCGTTATAATCCTGGCCAATAGATCCTCTCCATTGTGTTCCATATTCGAAGTAAACTTGCCGATTGTAGAAAATGTTATTTGTGATTCGACATTCGGTTTGAGGTCTCCCTTGAATGCCAATATTGGCAACATCAGCTGTGTTTCTTTGGCAACCATTTGTCGCTTTACGATAGTCTCCTTTGTCTCTAAACTCATTGTGATGAATGTATATATATCGAGAAGAAAAAGGCATTTGATCAGGGTTTCTATGCATATCCATATTAACACCAAATTGCTCTTCCAAAATAATATTGCAGCTCGCTTCATAACCTGAATGAGTTGAACCTCGACCCGCAATACAGTGTCTGTTACGATTAAATAGATTTTTTAAAATATGAACAAATCCATATGAAATTTGAACCCCATAACCTAATCCTCCAAAGGCATTATCATGGAAGTAGTTGTGATCAACCTTAATATCCAATGGCATATCCGAATCTGTAAAACCGTTGTTGTTTATGGTAACTCCGGAATGAGGAAAACAAGAGATTTCACAGTTATCAATTCGAGCGTTAGAGGCGTTGTAAACTTCAATTCCTCTCAAATGTGCGCCTCCCCATTCAGACTCACATTCGCAGGTTGACCCTTTCATCTGGATACCGGTAATTCGACAATTGTTACCGCGGATTCTAAAAACAGGATCACCAACGGTAATGTATGGACCAACTGTGATTAATGGTCCGTTTGAACCATTTTGACCACGATCTCCGGATATGGTGACATTGTTCACTCCAATTGGAATAGTAAAAGGTAGTGTAAGATTGGAGTTATTTAGGATGCTTTGAACATCAAGGTCTGTTTTTATATGAATGGTCATATTAGAACTCAAACCGGTTTGAAACAAATCAATAAAATCAAGTTCGCTATAAATGTAATGATCATTGGGTTGTTCTATGACGATATCATCGTACCCTTCGCCTCCTCCAACTGGGTTTGCGGAGTTATCTTCATTATAGCAAGATGTGAGACTTATGGTATTATCCAGTTGATGTTCGCTTTTTTGAGGTAATGGGGCATGTAATTGTGAGTCATCAAGAATGCGTTCTTTTTTACATGAAATAGTAAGAAATAATAAGGTAAGAATGAGTAAGTTTTTCATCTTTTCAGGGAATTTAAAATAAGTAATTTAATTAAATGATTCCCGAAATTATGGAAGGTAGATATTCCTGTCAATACGTAGTTACCACATTTTTTTATACGTATTTACCGCAAAATAAGAAATGGTTTTTTTAAGTTAGTTTTTCTTTTTCAACTCTATGGAAGCTGTTCCAATTAAAATAATTCCACAAAACCCTCCCCAGAAGTAGTTGTTAAAAGGTTCTCCTTGAGTAAGCATAAATATGGATGAAAATACAGCGAGTGTGCCGATAATGATGATGATCCAAAATGAGATTGTTGACTTTTTCATAACTACGTTTTATATAATGAATACTCTTGCAATGTTATGATGTCAGTGTATCTTAAACTTGTACAAAAACGACACTAAAGAAAAATGTAAGGATAGCTTTGAGAGCCAACGGGGGTAACTTGTTTAAAAAAATGACGAGGACTGATATGTGTTAACTTTTTGAATTCTTTGGTAAAGTGTGGAGAGTCATAGAATTCGCTCAATAAGCAGAGTTGGGTAAGGTTGTGTTGTTGATTTGGTTTGAATCTATTTTGAATTGCAGATCTGAATCGGATCACTCTTTTGTATTGAGCTGGAGTACACCCAAGGTACTTTTCGAAATTTCGGGTGATTGTTCGAGTTGAAACACCTAAGGAATTTGCAATTTCAGAAACTTTGAGTTGGATATTTTTTTGAAATAATGCAATAGATTGTTCAACAATAGATAAGTCTTTGTTTTTTATCCGTTGCAACAAAAAGTTCTCTAGTACTTGAATTTGTTGCTCATTTGAGGATGGTTTAAATAGTTCCTTAACCATATTGATCCATTCGGGATCTAAAAGTTGTTGCACATTTTTAGGTGC
This genomic interval from bacterium SCSIO 12643 contains the following:
- a CDS encoding AraC family transcriptional regulator, with the protein product MYQVFQPKSEKLQKHIYNFAILDTNSTLQEVNYFAFPQRGSSMAFYQNAALEFQERNLHISKAKSNQYSAIILGKYLIPLHLNYKNLVPEVSINFTPAGLNYFFDKSFQEIAPKNVQQLLDPEWINMVKELFKPSSNEQQIQVLENFLLQRIKNKDLSIVEQSIALFQKNIQLKVSEIANSLGVSTRTITRNFEKYLGCTPAQYKRVIRFRSAIQNRFKPNQQHNLTQLCLLSEFYDSPHFTKEFKKLTHISPRHFFKQVTPVGSQSYPYIFL